From the genome of Medicago truncatula cultivar Jemalong A17 chromosome 2, MtrunA17r5.0-ANR, whole genome shotgun sequence:
GTATTTTCACTCAACCCTTTCTTTTTGAAAGACATATCTTTGTTTCGAAAGTATTGTAGTCATTTATTTGACTGCAAATATTtgcttaaaaataattttcgaTGTTTGTGTGATGAATAACATACACAAGAATCAACACCATCTCTGGTGTGGCAATATGTCTTTATGAATACTGGCATTTTTTTATGGTTAGAAGAGCCGACTTTACCTGACATGCTGAGGCTTGCTTACAGTTTATCTTGTCTTGGTAAATTGAAAGAGTGTGGCTATCTAGCACTGGCTTGGATTATGATGTGCTTTCTATGCCTGAAGTTTAAATTAGAAATTCTGAATTTcaagctaattttttttcttacatgtCTGATTGGGAATAGAGTTAATGTCGTTTTCCCCCCCTTTCATTTCCATGTATCATTTTGTTAGATTACAAAGGGTCTATTGACtattagaaaaatgatattcatttgcCGGTGATAAAAAAGATCTTCAATTTGCTTTACATATCAGGTATATCAGTCATTTTTATGTGATTGGCAtcattttactaaaaaaatatgacCTCAGGATGATTCCATTGACATGGGACTACATGATGAgatttgtttatgcatgttgaTGTCTAGAAGTTTTGCATGAGATTTGAGGTTCTTTGGTTCATAACTGGTCTTTATTGCTTGCTCTATTATAAATGCGAGTAGCATTAAGATGCTATAACTGTTATTCACATTCATTGACAGGTTCAACTAGAGCCGACTTCCTTGTGGACGTCACTACATAGGGATTTGTCTAAACCCTCAAAATATACTGGCATGTTTCAAGCAACCAAAGATATTTTTAGAGAAGAAGGCATACGGGTAGAATAATTCAGCttctgtaatttatttattttaatttccccTATACTCTACTTCCTTCAGTAACCTGTCCCTGTTCCCATATCCCTTGAAAAGGTTTTGGACTTTGGCTGATGGCAACATTAGCATTTGAAACAACGCTTGAATTGCAAAAAAGATCTTGTGGAAGATTCACATCGACCTTTACGCCATGGAAAAATGTATATAACCATTTTTATCTGGCATATTATAGGGATTTTGGCGGGGTAATGTGCCAGCTTTGCTCATGGTTATGCCATATACAGCTATACAGTTTACTGTTTTACACAAATTGAAGACTTTTGCCTCTGGTTCATCCAAGACAGGTATCCTAATTTGTAGAATATTAGCTTGATGAGCAAAGTAAACACTAGGTGTTTGTCTACTAAGTTTTTTTGGTTGGAAATTTGTTTGGAATATGGTTAATGTGACTggaaggtcacgggttcaagtcctggaaacagcctcttgtgtaaaaacagggtaaggctgtgtacgatacaccaaatggtgggaccccttcccggaccctgcgtatgcgggagctttagtgcaccaggttgccctttttttttatggtttatgaTTGAATGTTATGGCGTactttgatccatgtagccatccccacttagtgggataaggcttggttgttgttgttgtataaaTTCTTCATGTTTTTTACAGTATAAtgctaaattaaaattttatctcaataatttatttatttttggtacaatttaCTAATATATTTTCTGTGCCAATGTTCACTTTCGAGATATTAGTGATTAATTAATTACTGCTGGGTTTCCTGTTCTAGATTTATTTTGTTCATTGTTTTAATTCCTGTTGCTGCAGAGAATCACATAAATTTGAGCCCTTATCTATCCTATGTAAGTGGGGCGGTAGCTGGGTGTGCGGCTACTGTAGGGTCATATCCATTTGATCTTCTTCGAACTATATTAGCTTCTCAGGGTGAACCGAAGGTACGAGCACTATATAAAATAATCAAGGTTATTATGAGAtagttttgaaataaattactGTCACATATATTGGTGTGTTTTAAAGGCCAGTGAAGGAAAATACAAGCAGCTATCATGATCAACCTACATTCTCGGTCCCAATTTGCATTTCCATGCATCAAGCCCAAAGGCTATTGCCAGAGGGCATTAGAGATGTAATATAAACCATTCTTGTGTATTCACATATCAACTTAAGCATTTGGGATAATGGATTCatgtcaactttttttttcttccaattttcgGGCGGGAAAGGAGTGTTCACCTTTGTTTGCTTCTTGTCTACTTAGTGGTATTTCACATGGGCTTTTGTCAGATCTTATCTCATGTATTATTTTAGTGGCATAAAAGCTAAGTTAAACCTTATGTTTAGTGATCGCCTAGAAAGGCACCACAACATGGTTGTTTGTTGTAATGGCATTAAAGAAGTGCCCAAAATCTGTTTCCCTAGCTCTGATCTTAAAATGGTTGTATGGAATATACCCCACCCTTAGATTCATATGAGATTATAATCAGTAATGAAAAGGGTTAGCGCAATGAGGAGTTATTGCCATGCGACTGGAAGGTTATGGATTTGATTCACGGCATTAATATCTTGCAGTTGCAATGTAAGACTGCCTATAATAGATCCAAATACATTTGAATCTTCCCTAAACCTCACAATTGTAGGAGCTTTATAGCAccaatttatcattattataatCAGTGATGAGCTAAGAAACATAGATACtgtatttttaaaatggtgGTAGACATGACTGTCATATAcgcataaaattaaaaacaactaTCATATGCATAATTAGCCATAAATCTGAAatccaaagaaaaaataaaatgagttactgtaatattattatttatctaattATTGTGGTATTTTAATCTTAATTGGTATAGAAGTccagaagtaaaaaaaaatgtaaaatataagtAGAAGTGTCCATAAAGTGGCGGCGCAAATATGTATTTGACACAGCTATGACATGACAACTACTATTCGCTTCATTTGTAATGCACTGCGTTTGTGTTTCACCCTGCAGATAGGTGGGGGGAACTCATCTTCTACCCCTAGACAATATAAGCTTTGAGTGCATAGTTTGAGACTTTTATGGTCATTgtggatttttaatttttttttttttttttgtatttatgttATGCTAATATTTCCCTAGCATAGGTTTATCCAAACATGAGGTCAGCATCCATTGATATTCTCCAGACCCGTGGATTTCGAGGCTTGTATTCCGGATTGTCACCGACACTAGTTGAGATTATACCTTATGCAGGCCTACAATTCGGCACTTATGATACATTCAAACGTTGGACCATGGTAAAATTTCAGTCCTTCAATTTGAGGTGTCAGTTTTATTTAATTGACATAAATATACCCTGCATGTATTGGACGTCATTTGGTTGTTGTGAAACAACGGTATGGTCTTATATTGTGTCGTACTTAATATTCTAGCCTGCTTTTCCTTGTCTTGTCCCATCATATTACAATCTTCATTGATGTGAAATGATTCTAGAAGAACTGTAATGTCTCAAGATGCGTCAATTAGTTATTTGCAATGATAAGTTATTGTTTACAAGGGTTACTTTATGTTGTCTCATATTTTCTTCGCATGGTTGAATCTTACAGCAACCGAAGTCTTTTCATACTACATTGGATCAATCGCATGAAACAAACAATGTTGTATCATTTCTTGTATGATATCTGGGAATGGACGCTCATGTGTAATTTACACATGAGAGAGTAAAGTGTAAGCTATGAGTCTATGACCATTCAAACTCCATCTAAATTCTTcatgtgtttctctctcttaatgAATGGTGAGAGATTACACTTTACTCTCATGAGAGGATCCATTCCAGATATCTACATATAGCTCATCATTTTAATCTCTCTTGATAGTTTCCAATTTATTTGGTCTCGCTCTTCCTCTAACACAGTTGAATCTTCATTTCACTTTTAGAAACTGCACCATTAAGCTGGTAAATTCTACtgtgtatacttttcagaactATGTTTAGAAATTATTTTGCAATAGCTATTTATTCTGCATCAGCAAACCTATACAGCATTTCATATTCTTATTAAAGCTGTGTCTGAAGCTCTACACCGTTAATCATGTTCATCTCTAACACCTAGATTAGGACTTTTGGGTCTGCATTTCTTCATGATTAAAATATTGTAAAGAAAGTGGCTGACGAAGAAAGGAAACATGGAACCGTTAATACAAAATTTGGTTCGCTTGTAAATTGCAACATCCATATAGATAGAGTTGGGTTCCGCCATAGGGCTAATCAATGCTTTGATATTACTTTCTAGCTATCAATTATTTGATCCCTGTTCTTTAATATTGTATATAGGCGTGGAACCAAGTTCAATATTCAAATACTGCTGCAGAAGAGAGCATCTCTAGCTTTCAGCTTTTCCTGTGTGGGCTGGCTGCAGGAACATGTGCCAAGCTTGTTTGTCATCCACTTGATGTAGTCAAGAAAAGATTTCAGGTAGATTTAGAACGTGGAatacaaaaacataaaactaaGTAAACTTGTATTGGCCTTAATGTGGATATACATATGGATTTTCGTTCTTTGTTTGCTGCAGATTGAAGGTTTGCAAAGGCATCCAAGATATGGAGCTCGGGTTGAGCATCGTGCATATAGAAATATGTTTGACGCCTTGAAACGGATATTACAGAAAGAGGGTTGGGCTGGTCTGTATAAGGGGATAGTCCCGTCTACTGTTAAAGCTGCACCAGCTGGTGCTGTAACTTTTGTTGCATATGAATTGACATCAGATTGGCTGGAGTCTATTTTGACTTGATTTTTTATACACTCCAAGATAAAGGAGAGGgtttcatggtttttttttttaatcatgctGTCTCAATTAATTACCTCTTGATAGGAATGAATCATGCGGTATATGGTGGtttaattcaatcaaaatatacCTGATATGATTCAATTTACTTTTCAATATGGAAACAGTTTAAAATAAAAGCTAAGATGTTGCCTAGTGACACATTTTACTTTTACTAATTGGTGTGCTTCAGCTACTGAGATGGTTATTATTCTTGTTAAGGtgattttaaattcaaaatttatccAAAATTTCACAGCATTTCCTTCTTTCAACTATATCTCGGACAAATCAGGGTTTCAAGATTTAACATATGACAGGTTTTGCTTAAGTCGGAAGTGgttaatattcatattttctaaCATCAGAGTCCACCAAATGGTTTCGGTATTTGATATAGTGCCTTTTCCCAGATAAAACTCAAGCTCAATATGCGAGTGATATAATCACACAAGTTAAGaacataaacatatatttatgaattatgttgctAAGCAAGATCttaatttgcttataataatttataaaagatAAGAGGCTTTCATTAAAGCATATTGTTGTGAAACACAGAAAAATGAACACACAATCTCAACAAATGGGTTACAACCCTTATTACAATCAATTCCCTCTCAAAAGTTAATTTCCATCACAACAATCAAACTTAATTGTTGATATTACAAGTCTTTATAAAAAAACCAAGGACCTTGGCCGCACTAGTGCTTCTTAATACAGTGATTACAGTTCAATAAAGACCTGAGGCTAGAGTACTCGGCATTCACTTATCTGTTGAAAACAACCAAGTATACTTTTCAATAGTCAAAACTTAATCCACAATTCACTTCAAATCTATTTAGAACAGCCTTTGGTCAGATAGGAAGCAATTAGCAATGCTGTGGTAAAGCCATTTATCtcagtgttttgtttttatcttcgCTTCTTCCTTCTGGAGGATGAGACAGAAATTGCAAGATTTTCTGAATCTGACCAACATCGACCCGGAATTTTTCTGCGATCTGATGAACATCCATAGGCCCATTGTGGTCATCAGCCTTGCCTTCATGCAAGAGGATGATATGGCGCAACTGTGCTACATTTAAAGTGCCTGCAGGAACCGGCCTTTCCTCATAATGACCagaatttggttttgtatttcgCAACTTCGGCATGGGCCTATTATACTTCTCAACCACAGATGCCTGTAAAGATATTATCAAATTGTAAGATAGGTTTGTCTCAGTAAACTATGCACTAAATAGTAAAGAGCAATGCGTTGACAATTGAAACTATGCAgtcattgaaaaaatatagtttGCAAAAACTTCCGAAAGGGTTTATTTCTCTCTCTTAGTAAAATAAGCTTGATCCAAGCAAATACCAAGTACGCTGCAAAGCTTAGTCTAATTGTTATGTTCCTATAGCATTGTCCCAGTACCATGAATAAACATTGACAGAAACCATAAACTCGGCATTTACTATGAACACTGGAGAGATTTCTCCATTTATTGCAATATTAGAAACATAAAGTATACAGCAAAGTATTTTAAGCAAAATATCAGCTAGTAACATACAATCGGAGGTAGGATTACTTTAGCAAATTTCTTTTCATTAAAACTATATTTGAATTAATACATGATAGGAAACTATGAAATCGTCTGACATATGTAACCAATCCCGGCTTGGAGGTTTATTGTTTGTGTTCCTTTCATCTAACAGCACAAGCCAACATACAAAAATGGGATTTCATCACTCATCAATGCTGATAATACCATCTTCTAAGCCAACATACAaaaatttttattgtttgaattaATGCCATCTTTCATTTAATACAATTCCATTGTAGGTGTAAATATCAAAATGGGTAAGCATACATGACATacgacattaaaaaaaattacatcgacATGAACTCCATAAAAGGGAGTGAAGGTAACTTCCACAAACTCACCTCACCCATTTCTCGTTTTCCCCCAGGCTTTGATGTAATCCTACCAAGCATTTGACCAAGCATAGCATCAAATTTGGGATCTTTTTCTTCTAGGACGTTGTCCAAATTAGCACTAGGACGATCATCTTAAGTCAACACATGAAAACACCATCAACAACCATGAACTATGAAAGTAGCATTACAAAACCTCACATAAAGGTATATTGCAAACACACAATTGTGACTAAGGGAAAACTTCACAGTTAAAAATAAGCTATAGGCTACAGCTAGAAATTTCACAGTTGAAAATGCAATGAAGTGGAAGATTTCAAAGTTCATGTTAATTTGCTTGATAGAGGAAGGAAATGGACACACGATTGAAAATCTACTTCTAAATAATAGCCGTTGCAAAGActataataacttttttcttttgttacaaGTGCGTGATGAAAAGTTAATTCTAActgtctcaaaatatattgtGCTGCAGTTAACTATTCCacaatttgattgaaattagAAACATAAAGTGTAAACTGTAAACTATAGTTTCACCAAAATATTCACCTCTCCATTTTCTACTACCTCTGTTGCACggacacttctgattgaagaCGTGTCCCGGTGTCTGACACATGTCCTGTCTGACACCAACACGACACACACCAACACGACACACTGACACttgtgattacattgaattatgtgattttctcaaaattttgtcGATGCCGTCGTGGCCGTGTCAGTGTCTATGTCCGTGCTTCAAAGTCTACTACCTATTTCAAGCAAAACCAAGCTGGTCCTAGGTCATGGATATAGTTTCATGTGAAAAGATACAGAGTCTATTTGGGTTGGCTTATTTGAAGGTTATCTACTAATATAAGTACATGTGTGGCTGTTTGGGATATCatgtgaaaacaacttatgacatgaccataagctgttttcagcttatttccacaAGCTATCCAAGACAGCTAACAACTTATAATCTAAATGAAAACATATTAACTTCATTTTATCCTTTGTTGTGGAAATAACTTGCACATAAGCACTCATATGGTAAGCAAATATGCTATAGTAAGTGCTTAATGAAATGGTTTATCTCAATGGTAAATTAAAAAACAGAACTTTCAACTGAATAATGATATTCACAAACCACCACATTGTTCAGGGCCTTAGAATCTTTGAAGTACCCAATAACATTTTCGAATATCTACAATGGCATAACCCtaaccaacaaaaaattaaaactagaaacaaagagaaagagagactAACCATCGTTCAATGAGTCTTCTACTCCTTTTACGGTCTTTGAGCTATCTGCTGCCTTGTCAGTGGCAACCTTCGGCGGCGGTGGTCGGTGGTCGACGGCGATCTTGGGCTTGGACAAGGATGACGTGTCAGTTTCGGATGCGGCACGGATTCTGCCAGATGCTCGACGAAATGCCTGACCCATTGTTAAACTCAGGCTTATTGTTGTTCGCTACGAAATTCGATTGATTAATTCGTTATTATAGTTACAACCGTAAACATCATTGAAAACTATGAAAGTTTGTAGTTGTTGTAGAAAAAATAGAACCCCTgcggtttgttgttgttgttcctgTTCGTGTTTACAAAGAATAGCATCAACCGAGAGTGACGTGGCCAGAGCCTAGAACGCAAGTttaaacaacatcaaatttatttatttttgcttatttttAAGAGGTAAAcaattacttcttttttttttttgtcaatttatgAATCTTGTTagtaataaatttaaaactcaAATTGATATAATCCAAAAGATCACATAAATTGTCTATATAGTAAAGTCAAGACATCAAAATTAAACCAAGACTACATGCATATAAAACTCAAATATATGTAGGATTTGATTTCACTCCGAGAACGggaattatatatattaaaaaaaaattctacattaCCCTCAtttgtttagagggtatttacccattcaagatatcaaccaatcaaaatgtaatatacaaatgtaaaattaaatgtcaaataaatgagtcaatttttctataaaaaaatcaattttaataaggtaacttttatttttttatttaattatatttaagtatacaatattaattaatttacactataggcttgtgacaattaaaatttcacatcaaattcaacccatcaggatgtgtttggtaacacgaattagctagcttatagcttgttggactagcttataagcttgttttgatataataagatgtgtttggtaaaaagcttttgtcactagcttatagcatttttttagaagttatttcaagtagcttttgagcttatagctggtagttattttatattttcttccaattttaaccctattaatttaatttaattatgttttaataaaacaacatgttcatgGCTTAAAAATAATGGCCAAGTTCAtagcttatttttttaataaaacaactgccatgttttctcctttgaaaaaaattgtcatgctttattttattttttaatgaacgctttatatttaaatataactaGCTTAcagtacgttgtaaaattttatatattcttgcttgcatttttttttccaccttcctctatttttgggattcataaaagTACATATCAATGAGCTtttgccctcttttgtacaaaaaaaaaaaaaaaaacagagatcaaaattgtcggtgaaattttattggagactaaaaccaaaagtttgaatatttatagggaatcaaaacatagttaaccataaattaaaatattaaaaaataaataccttAGAAaaaatgtgtgtatatatatatatatatacacatacacatgtacttttatgtcattttatatttatcagccacttcaacatctaattttaccaaacacttcaattttaataaaccaTATTTTCAGATATAAGCTATCAGTTATAAGACATCAACTATAAGCTAGTTTTTCAGCTTTCagctaacttatagcttatttttttaccaaacacaccccacatacgttcataaattttgttcagTTCCAAAATATAGAACATACATAACgtgcaatttcttcttcattcttcttcccatcttgattgtt
Proteins encoded in this window:
- the LOC25488143 gene encoding uncharacterized protein — its product is MGQAFRRASGRIRAASETDTSSLSKPKIAVDHRPPPPKVATDKAADSSKTVKGVEDSLNDDDRPSANLDNVLEEKDPKFDAMLGQMLGRITSKPGGKREMGEASVVEKYNRPMPKLRNTKPNSGHYEERPVPAGTLNVAQLRHIILLHEGKADDHNGPMDVHQIAEKFRVDVGQIQKILQFLSHPPEGRSEDKNKTLR
- the LOC25488142 gene encoding mitochondrial thiamine diphosphate carrier 2 → MEEETSQWKQALINSSAGAISGAISRTVTSPLDVIKIRFQVQLEPTSLWTSLHRDLSKPSKYTGMFQATKDIFREEGIRGFWRGNVPALLMVMPYTAIQFTVLHKLKTFASGSSKTENHINLSPYLSYVSGAVAGCAATVGSYPFDLLRTILASQGEPKVYPNMRSASIDILQTRGFRGLYSGLSPTLVEIIPYAGLQFGTYDTFKRWTMAWNQVQYSNTAAEESISSFQLFLCGLAAGTCAKLVCHPLDVVKKRFQIEGLQRHPRYGARVEHRAYRNMFDALKRILQKEGWAGLYKGIVPSTVKAAPAGAVTFVAYELTSDWLESILT